In Hyperolius riggenbachi isolate aHypRig1 chromosome 10, aHypRig1.pri, whole genome shotgun sequence, a genomic segment contains:
- the LOC137535085 gene encoding zinc finger protein 37-like isoform X1: MKEWKYIEGHKDLYKDPMMENQPPLTSPGKRRPSSQDESSNSNPPERCTDPQECQQEDHTIPHHYQGGELIQGNAVVKEEEVETYLRSDLHDTEEGNMIRIIKVEKEETYVSYQQAMEEGDMMGTIKEEEEETYVRSYQQAMEEGDMMGTIKEEEEETYERSDQQSMQEGDIMRTIKEEEEETYERSDQQSMQEGDMMRTIKEEEEETYVRSDQQSMEEGDMMRTIKEEEEETYERSDQQSMQEGDIMRTIKEEEEETYERSDQQSMQEGDMMRTIKEEEEETYVRSDQQSMEVGDMMGTIKEEEEETYERSDQQSMQEGDIMRTIKEEEEETYERSDQQSMQEGDIMRTIKEEEEETYVRSDQQSMEEGDMMRTIKEEEEETYVRSDQQSMEESDIMRTIKEEEEETYVKSDQQTMEKGDMMKTNKEEDTITGGRKGFLIAELTGNGKGRGSSKRARSPGIRNLSETRLSVSADCTTDDVIGQEFVSHERSDTVEKPHACAECGKCFTRKSNLITHKRSHSGEKPYSCAECGKCFGYKSYLVIHERSHTGEKPYSCAECGKCFAGKLQLSRHERSHTGEKPYSCAECGKCFTTKSYLVTHERCHTGEKLYSCAECGKCFGQKGILQTHEKSHAGKKPYSCAECGKCFGQKFQLVIHERSHTGEKPYSCAECGKCFGRKFLLVTHEKLHSGEKPYACAVCGKCFGQKGSLVAHERSHTGEKPYSCAECGKCFSRKSYLVRHERYHTGEKPYSCAECGKCFGYRSNLVTHEKSHTGEKPYSCAECGKCFGLKENLYSEILTIKSIPFYSLCAPGPLCAVSAILCCKPGL, translated from the exons ATGAAGGAGTGgaagtatatagaaggacacaaggacctctacaaggaccccatgatggagaatcagccaccCCTCACATCTCCGGGTAAGAGGAGACCTTCATCTCAAG atgaatCCAGTAACagtaacccaccagagagatgtacagatcCCCAGGAGTGTCAACAGGAAGATCacaccatcccccaccattatcag GGTGGAGAACTTATACAAGGAAatgctgtggttaaagaggaagaagttgAGACATATTTGAGGAGTGATTTGCACGATACAGAGGAGGGGAATATGATTAGGATTATTAAAGTGGaaaaagaagagacgtatgtgagttaTCAGCaggctatggaggagggtgacatgatggggacaattaaagaggaagaagaagagacgtatgtgaggagttatCAGCaggctatggaggagggtgacatgatggggacaattaaagaggaagaagaagagacgtatgagaggagtgatcagcagtctatgcagGAGGGGGACattatgaggacaattaaagaggaagaagaagagacgtatgagaggagtgatcagcagtctatgcaggagggggacatgatgaggacaattaaagaggaagaagaagagacatatgtgaggagtgatcagcagtctatggaggagggtgacatgatgaggacaattaaagaggaagaagaagagacgtatgagaggagtgatcagcagtctatgcagGAGGGGGACattatgaggacaattaaagaggaagaagaagagacgtatgagaggagtgatcagcagtctatgcaggagggggacatgatgaggacaattaaagaggaagaagaagagacgtatgtgaggagtgatcagcagtctatggaggtgggtgacatgatggggacaattaaagaggaagaagaagagacgtatgagaggagtgatcagcagtctatgcagGAGGGGGACattatgaggacaattaaagaggaagaagaagagacgtatgagaggagtgatcagcagtctatgcagGAGGGGGACattatgaggacaattaaagaggaagaagaagagacgtatgtgaggagtgatcagcagtctatggaggagggtgacatgatgaggacaattaaagaggaagaagaagagacgtatgtgaggagtgatcagcagtctatggaggagagtgacataatgaggacaattaaagaggaagaagaagagacgtatgtgaagagtgatcagcagactatggagaagggtgacatgatgaagaCAAATAAAGAGGAGGACACTATCACAGGGGGCAGAAAAG GATTCCTAATAGCTGAGCTAACCGGGAATGGGAAGGGAAGAGGAAGCAGCAAGAGAG ctcggagtcccggcatcaggaacctctcagagactcgtctctctgtatccgcaGACTGTACAACAGATGATGTCATTGGACAAGAGTTTGTTTCACATGAGAGATCTGACACTGTAGAGAAGCCCcatgcatgtgctgagtgtgggaaatgttttacacgTAAATCAAACCTTATCACTCATAAGAGATCTCACTCTGGTGAGAAACCatattcgtgtgctgagtgtgggaaatgttttggatataaatcatatcttgtcattcatgagagatctcacactggtgagaagccctattcatgtgcggagtgtgggaaatgttttgcaggtAAATTACAGCTtagcagacatgagagatctcatactggtgaaaagccctattcatgtgctgagtgtgggaagtgttttaCCACTAAGTCatatcttgtcacacatgagagatgtcacactggtgagaagctctattcatgtgctgagtgtgggaaatgttttgggcagaaaggaaTCCTTCAAACACATGAGAAATCTCACGCTGGTAagaagccctattcgtgtgctgagtgtggaaaatgttttggacagaaatttCAGCTTgttatacatgagagatctcacactggtgagaagccctattcatgtgctgagtgtgggaaatgctttgggcGTAAATTCttgcttgtcacacatgagaaatTACAcagtggtgagaagccttatgcatgtgctgtgtgtgggaaatgttttgggcagaaaggaagccttgttgcacatgagagatcccacactggtgagaagccgtattcatgtgctgagtgtgggaaatgttttagccgtaaatcatatcttgtcaggcatgagagatatcacactggtgagaagccctattcctgtgctgagtgtggtaaatgttttggGTATAGGTCAAACCTTGTTacacatgagaaatctcacactggcgagaagccttattcctgtgctgagtgtgggaaatgttttggacttaaagagaatctgtactctgaaattcttacaataaaaagcataccattctattcattatgtgctcctggtcccctctgtgctgtttctgccattctctgctgcaaacctggcttgtaa
- the LOC137535085 gene encoding zinc finger protein 37-like isoform X2, with protein sequence MKEWKYIEGHKDLYKDPMMENQPPLTSPDESSNSNPPERCTDPQECQQEDHTIPHHYQGGELIQGNAVVKEEEVETYLRSDLHDTEEGNMIRIIKVEKEETYVSYQQAMEEGDMMGTIKEEEEETYVRSYQQAMEEGDMMGTIKEEEEETYERSDQQSMQEGDIMRTIKEEEEETYERSDQQSMQEGDMMRTIKEEEEETYVRSDQQSMEEGDMMRTIKEEEEETYERSDQQSMQEGDIMRTIKEEEEETYERSDQQSMQEGDMMRTIKEEEEETYVRSDQQSMEVGDMMGTIKEEEEETYERSDQQSMQEGDIMRTIKEEEEETYERSDQQSMQEGDIMRTIKEEEEETYVRSDQQSMEEGDMMRTIKEEEEETYVRSDQQSMEESDIMRTIKEEEEETYVKSDQQTMEKGDMMKTNKEEDTITGGRKGFLIAELTGNGKGRGSSKRARSPGIRNLSETRLSVSADCTTDDVIGQEFVSHERSDTVEKPHACAECGKCFTRKSNLITHKRSHSGEKPYSCAECGKCFGYKSYLVIHERSHTGEKPYSCAECGKCFAGKLQLSRHERSHTGEKPYSCAECGKCFTTKSYLVTHERCHTGEKLYSCAECGKCFGQKGILQTHEKSHAGKKPYSCAECGKCFGQKFQLVIHERSHTGEKPYSCAECGKCFGRKFLLVTHEKLHSGEKPYACAVCGKCFGQKGSLVAHERSHTGEKPYSCAECGKCFSRKSYLVRHERYHTGEKPYSCAECGKCFGYRSNLVTHEKSHTGEKPYSCAECGKCFGLKENLYSEILTIKSIPFYSLCAPGPLCAVSAILCCKPGL encoded by the exons ATGAAGGAGTGgaagtatatagaaggacacaaggacctctacaaggaccccatgatggagaatcagccaccCCTCACATCTCCGG atgaatCCAGTAACagtaacccaccagagagatgtacagatcCCCAGGAGTGTCAACAGGAAGATCacaccatcccccaccattatcag GGTGGAGAACTTATACAAGGAAatgctgtggttaaagaggaagaagttgAGACATATTTGAGGAGTGATTTGCACGATACAGAGGAGGGGAATATGATTAGGATTATTAAAGTGGaaaaagaagagacgtatgtgagttaTCAGCaggctatggaggagggtgacatgatggggacaattaaagaggaagaagaagagacgtatgtgaggagttatCAGCaggctatggaggagggtgacatgatggggacaattaaagaggaagaagaagagacgtatgagaggagtgatcagcagtctatgcagGAGGGGGACattatgaggacaattaaagaggaagaagaagagacgtatgagaggagtgatcagcagtctatgcaggagggggacatgatgaggacaattaaagaggaagaagaagagacatatgtgaggagtgatcagcagtctatggaggagggtgacatgatgaggacaattaaagaggaagaagaagagacgtatgagaggagtgatcagcagtctatgcagGAGGGGGACattatgaggacaattaaagaggaagaagaagagacgtatgagaggagtgatcagcagtctatgcaggagggggacatgatgaggacaattaaagaggaagaagaagagacgtatgtgaggagtgatcagcagtctatggaggtgggtgacatgatggggacaattaaagaggaagaagaagagacgtatgagaggagtgatcagcagtctatgcagGAGGGGGACattatgaggacaattaaagaggaagaagaagagacgtatgagaggagtgatcagcagtctatgcagGAGGGGGACattatgaggacaattaaagaggaagaagaagagacgtatgtgaggagtgatcagcagtctatggaggagggtgacatgatgaggacaattaaagaggaagaagaagagacgtatgtgaggagtgatcagcagtctatggaggagagtgacataatgaggacaattaaagaggaagaagaagagacgtatgtgaagagtgatcagcagactatggagaagggtgacatgatgaagaCAAATAAAGAGGAGGACACTATCACAGGGGGCAGAAAAG GATTCCTAATAGCTGAGCTAACCGGGAATGGGAAGGGAAGAGGAAGCAGCAAGAGAG ctcggagtcccggcatcaggaacctctcagagactcgtctctctgtatccgcaGACTGTACAACAGATGATGTCATTGGACAAGAGTTTGTTTCACATGAGAGATCTGACACTGTAGAGAAGCCCcatgcatgtgctgagtgtgggaaatgttttacacgTAAATCAAACCTTATCACTCATAAGAGATCTCACTCTGGTGAGAAACCatattcgtgtgctgagtgtgggaaatgttttggatataaatcatatcttgtcattcatgagagatctcacactggtgagaagccctattcatgtgcggagtgtgggaaatgttttgcaggtAAATTACAGCTtagcagacatgagagatctcatactggtgaaaagccctattcatgtgctgagtgtgggaagtgttttaCCACTAAGTCatatcttgtcacacatgagagatgtcacactggtgagaagctctattcatgtgctgagtgtgggaaatgttttgggcagaaaggaaTCCTTCAAACACATGAGAAATCTCACGCTGGTAagaagccctattcgtgtgctgagtgtggaaaatgttttggacagaaatttCAGCTTgttatacatgagagatctcacactggtgagaagccctattcatgtgctgagtgtgggaaatgctttgggcGTAAATTCttgcttgtcacacatgagaaatTACAcagtggtgagaagccttatgcatgtgctgtgtgtgggaaatgttttgggcagaaaggaagccttgttgcacatgagagatcccacactggtgagaagccgtattcatgtgctgagtgtgggaaatgttttagccgtaaatcatatcttgtcaggcatgagagatatcacactggtgagaagccctattcctgtgctgagtgtggtaaatgttttggGTATAGGTCAAACCTTGTTacacatgagaaatctcacactggcgagaagccttattcctgtgctgagtgtgggaaatgttttggacttaaagagaatctgtactctgaaattcttacaataaaaagcataccattctattcattatgtgctcctggtcccctctgtgctgtttctgccattctctgctgcaaacctggcttgtaa
- the LOC137535085 gene encoding zinc finger protein 572-like isoform X3, which produces MKEWKYIEGHKDLYKDPMMENQPPLTSPGKRRPSSQDESSNSNPPERCTDPQECQQEDHTIPHHYQGGELIQGNAVVKEEEVETYLRSDLHDTEEGNMIRIIKVEKEETYVSYQQAMEEGDMMGTIKEEEEETYVRSYQQAMEEGDMMGTIKEEEEETYERSDQQSMQEGDIMRTIKEEEEETYERSDQQSMQEGDMMRTIKEEEEETYVRSDQQSMEEGDMMRTIKEEEEETYERSDQQSMQEGDIMRTIKEEEEETYERSDQQSMQEGDMMRTIKEEEEETYVRSDQQSMEVGDMMGTIKEEEEETYERSDQQSMQEGDIMRTIKEEEEETYERSDQQSMQEGDIMRTIKEEEEETYVRSDQQSMEEGDMMRTIKEEEEETYVRSDQQSMEESDIMRTIKEEEEETYVKSDQQTMEKGDMMKTNKEEDTITGGRKARSPGIRNLSETRLSVSADCTTDDVIGQEFVSHERSDTVEKPHACAECGKCFTRKSNLITHKRSHSGEKPYSCAECGKCFGYKSYLVIHERSHTGEKPYSCAECGKCFAGKLQLSRHERSHTGEKPYSCAECGKCFTTKSYLVTHERCHTGEKLYSCAECGKCFGQKGILQTHEKSHAGKKPYSCAECGKCFGQKFQLVIHERSHTGEKPYSCAECGKCFGRKFLLVTHEKLHSGEKPYACAVCGKCFGQKGSLVAHERSHTGEKPYSCAECGKCFSRKSYLVRHERYHTGEKPYSCAECGKCFGYRSNLVTHEKSHTGEKPYSCAECGKCFGLKENLYSEILTIKSIPFYSLCAPGPLCAVSAILCCKPGL; this is translated from the exons ATGAAGGAGTGgaagtatatagaaggacacaaggacctctacaaggaccccatgatggagaatcagccaccCCTCACATCTCCGGGTAAGAGGAGACCTTCATCTCAAG atgaatCCAGTAACagtaacccaccagagagatgtacagatcCCCAGGAGTGTCAACAGGAAGATCacaccatcccccaccattatcag GGTGGAGAACTTATACAAGGAAatgctgtggttaaagaggaagaagttgAGACATATTTGAGGAGTGATTTGCACGATACAGAGGAGGGGAATATGATTAGGATTATTAAAGTGGaaaaagaagagacgtatgtgagttaTCAGCaggctatggaggagggtgacatgatggggacaattaaagaggaagaagaagagacgtatgtgaggagttatCAGCaggctatggaggagggtgacatgatggggacaattaaagaggaagaagaagagacgtatgagaggagtgatcagcagtctatgcagGAGGGGGACattatgaggacaattaaagaggaagaagaagagacgtatgagaggagtgatcagcagtctatgcaggagggggacatgatgaggacaattaaagaggaagaagaagagacatatgtgaggagtgatcagcagtctatggaggagggtgacatgatgaggacaattaaagaggaagaagaagagacgtatgagaggagtgatcagcagtctatgcagGAGGGGGACattatgaggacaattaaagaggaagaagaagagacgtatgagaggagtgatcagcagtctatgcaggagggggacatgatgaggacaattaaagaggaagaagaagagacgtatgtgaggagtgatcagcagtctatggaggtgggtgacatgatggggacaattaaagaggaagaagaagagacgtatgagaggagtgatcagcagtctatgcagGAGGGGGACattatgaggacaattaaagaggaagaagaagagacgtatgagaggagtgatcagcagtctatgcagGAGGGGGACattatgaggacaattaaagaggaagaagaagagacgtatgtgaggagtgatcagcagtctatggaggagggtgacatgatgaggacaattaaagaggaagaagaagagacgtatgtgaggagtgatcagcagtctatggaggagagtgacataatgaggacaattaaagaggaagaagaagagacgtatgtgaagagtgatcagcagactatggagaagggtgacatgatgaagaCAAATAAAGAGGAGGACACTATCACAGGGGGCAGAAAAG ctcggagtcccggcatcaggaacctctcagagactcgtctctctgtatccgcaGACTGTACAACAGATGATGTCATTGGACAAGAGTTTGTTTCACATGAGAGATCTGACACTGTAGAGAAGCCCcatgcatgtgctgagtgtgggaaatgttttacacgTAAATCAAACCTTATCACTCATAAGAGATCTCACTCTGGTGAGAAACCatattcgtgtgctgagtgtgggaaatgttttggatataaatcatatcttgtcattcatgagagatctcacactggtgagaagccctattcatgtgcggagtgtgggaaatgttttgcaggtAAATTACAGCTtagcagacatgagagatctcatactggtgaaaagccctattcatgtgctgagtgtgggaagtgttttaCCACTAAGTCatatcttgtcacacatgagagatgtcacactggtgagaagctctattcatgtgctgagtgtgggaaatgttttgggcagaaaggaaTCCTTCAAACACATGAGAAATCTCACGCTGGTAagaagccctattcgtgtgctgagtgtggaaaatgttttggacagaaatttCAGCTTgttatacatgagagatctcacactggtgagaagccctattcatgtgctgagtgtgggaaatgctttgggcGTAAATTCttgcttgtcacacatgagaaatTACAcagtggtgagaagccttatgcatgtgctgtgtgtgggaaatgttttgggcagaaaggaagccttgttgcacatgagagatcccacactggtgagaagccgtattcatgtgctgagtgtgggaaatgttttagccgtaaatcatatcttgtcaggcatgagagatatcacactggtgagaagccctattcctgtgctgagtgtggtaaatgttttggGTATAGGTCAAACCTTGTTacacatgagaaatctcacactggcgagaagccttattcctgtgctgagtgtgggaaatgttttggacttaaagagaatctgtactctgaaattcttacaataaaaagcataccattctattcattatgtgctcctggtcccctctgtgctgtttctgccattctctgctgcaaacctggcttgtaa